From a region of the Actinopolymorpha singaporensis genome:
- a CDS encoding macrolide family glycosyltransferase: MSDAQHDDGPATGDAPGRSAGVSRRVVMTGMPASGHVNPSLPLVRELVGRGVDVTYYSTGEFAHAVERAGAKFRAYPEGAIGSRDIAAATQSGSSVRVVAKVLEATMSLVPFLREEFARERPDAVAYDSNALWGRVTAAGLGLPTISFMTTMLLGPADFRGLTAREWAYTLRLMLPDFPRAVRARRRVLGRFGREVVPSTPMLPMFGDLTLFPIPREIQPSNSRLDESCHFVGPTVDPVDPVSPVNNALRDTELDAELSAHVDGADPVVLVSLGTLHAGTGEFFRTCFTALADLPARVVLAVGHSTDPARLGRPPANTLVRTTVPQLEILRRTAAFVTHGGMNSALEALAYGVPLVVVPQQVEQLVIGRTIAERGAAVVLRQHLSRRPVPAGELRAAVERTLSEPSARDRALALGAAFGSGAGAVAGAELVQEFLRRNRPH, from the coding sequence ATGTCCGACGCCCAGCACGACGACGGCCCGGCGACCGGGGACGCACCGGGGCGCTCTGCGGGCGTCTCCCGACGGGTCGTGATGACGGGGATGCCCGCCTCCGGGCACGTCAACCCCAGCCTGCCGTTGGTCCGCGAACTCGTCGGCCGTGGCGTCGACGTGACGTACTACTCCACCGGTGAGTTCGCGCATGCGGTGGAGCGTGCCGGTGCGAAGTTCCGGGCCTATCCGGAGGGCGCGATCGGCTCTCGCGACATTGCCGCAGCCACCCAGTCCGGAAGCTCCGTCCGGGTGGTCGCGAAGGTGCTGGAGGCGACGATGTCGCTGGTGCCGTTCCTGCGGGAGGAGTTCGCGCGGGAACGCCCGGACGCGGTGGCGTACGACTCCAACGCCCTGTGGGGGCGGGTGACCGCCGCGGGTCTCGGCCTGCCGACGATCTCGTTCATGACCACCATGCTGCTCGGCCCGGCGGACTTCAGGGGCCTCACGGCCCGGGAGTGGGCGTACACGCTACGGCTGATGCTGCCGGACTTTCCCCGGGCGGTCCGCGCCCGGCGCCGGGTGCTCGGCCGGTTCGGCAGGGAGGTCGTGCCGAGTACGCCGATGCTGCCGATGTTCGGCGACCTGACGTTGTTCCCGATCCCGCGCGAGATCCAACCCAGCAACTCCCGCCTGGACGAGAGCTGTCACTTCGTCGGACCCACCGTCGATCCGGTCGACCCCGTCAGTCCTGTCAACAACGCCTTGCGCGACACCGAGTTGGATGCCGAGCTCTCCGCCCACGTGGACGGTGCCGATCCCGTGGTCCTGGTCTCGCTGGGCACGTTGCACGCCGGCACCGGTGAGTTCTTCCGTACGTGCTTCACCGCGCTCGCCGACCTGCCGGCGCGGGTCGTCCTGGCCGTCGGCCACTCCACCGACCCTGCCCGTCTCGGCAGGCCCCCGGCCAACACGCTGGTCCGCACAACCGTTCCCCAGTTGGAGATTCTGCGCAGGACGGCCGCGTTCGTCACCCACGGCGGGATGAACAGCGCACTGGAGGCACTGGCGTACGGCGTGCCGCTGGTGGTCGTTCCGCAGCAGGTGGAACAGCTGGTCATCGGCCGGACCATCGCCGAGCGTGGCGCGGCCGTCGTGCTGCGGCAGCATCTGTCCCGTCGGCCTGTCCCGGCCGGCGAACTTCGCGCCGCCGTCGAGCGCACACTGTCCGAGCCGTCCGCGCGCGACCGAGCCCTGGCGCTCGGCGCCGCCTTCGGCTCCGGGGCTGGGGCCGTGGCCGGGGCCGAACTCGTCCAGGAGTTCCTGCGCCGGAACCGACCGCACTGA
- a CDS encoding ABC transporter substrate-binding protein, with amino-acid sequence MDTLDERSGNVSRRRLLIGSALAAVTTTIAACSGSSTNAGGRPSGSPKRANRKGSPAKPLAAPRQLHEAPALAKRVRAGELPAVGKRVPGRPYVVPHRWLRTGKYGGTLRMPASASTTFSPTTLMYGHAPLRWLNDSQDLGPGLVESWESNDDASQWTLHMREGVRWSDGAPLTSADAMYWWKDLVLNGDYPAEAPDSGRSSKGTPMRLSAPDAYTLVMDFDAPSPVVIFQLARYVQWDVWFQPRHYLKQFHLTYNSKAGEDWANQHAEKMNYAQNPDCPTLTGWKLRSYREGVRVTWERNPYYWCVDPEGNQLPYIDVLSMPLFQDPQVGKLQVQNGQADYAGSWGASVPLGLADVSGLKRSAAKSRTRVLLWNTGTGGTPAFFFNHDYENEAMRKLIRTPAFRQALSHAHNREDVRKTLYFNTGQITTGTHSTQSIEYHTPPEGPKIYKSWKDSYSAYDPEKAKRMLDKLGVVDSDGDGLRNLPNGEKLSVVISYSADSTEESVKYNQLLKRDWEKIGVSVKLDPRPPTVFGEQWERGELMSQGGWGLTTLHDHLVLYYWFCSTEPSVWAPLQAQWWKVRGTPAEHAEADVSPWKRTPPRLEPDKGGPVDRLWQGLAKALAEPEALRRTRTVWDMIRIHVEEGPFFQCSVANFPTPLVVHQDLRNVPSRDELAYGGLANTWSHPTPAVYDPEAYYWENPSEHT; translated from the coding sequence GTGGACACACTCGATGAGCGCAGTGGCAACGTCAGCAGGCGTCGGCTCCTGATCGGTTCCGCACTTGCGGCGGTGACCACCACGATCGCCGCCTGCTCCGGATCCTCGACGAACGCCGGCGGAAGGCCTTCGGGAAGTCCGAAGCGCGCCAACCGCAAGGGCTCTCCGGCGAAACCACTGGCGGCACCCAGGCAACTGCACGAGGCGCCCGCCCTCGCCAAGCGAGTCAGGGCCGGTGAGCTGCCGGCGGTCGGCAAACGCGTTCCCGGCCGGCCGTACGTCGTTCCGCACCGCTGGCTGCGGACCGGAAAGTACGGCGGAACGCTGCGCATGCCGGCGTCGGCATCCACGACGTTCTCACCGACCACCCTGATGTACGGGCACGCACCCCTGCGCTGGCTCAACGACTCCCAGGACCTCGGGCCCGGCCTGGTGGAGTCCTGGGAGTCCAACGACGACGCGTCACAGTGGACCCTCCACATGCGCGAGGGTGTGCGCTGGTCCGACGGCGCGCCGCTGACCTCAGCCGACGCGATGTACTGGTGGAAGGACCTTGTGCTGAACGGCGACTATCCGGCGGAGGCGCCGGACAGTGGCCGTTCGAGCAAGGGAACGCCGATGCGGCTGTCCGCGCCGGACGCGTACACCCTCGTCATGGACTTCGACGCGCCGAGCCCCGTCGTCATCTTCCAGTTGGCGCGATACGTCCAGTGGGACGTGTGGTTCCAGCCCAGGCACTATCTGAAGCAGTTTCACCTCACCTACAACTCCAAGGCGGGCGAGGACTGGGCCAACCAGCACGCCGAGAAGATGAACTACGCGCAGAATCCGGACTGCCCGACCCTGACCGGATGGAAGCTGCGTTCCTACCGGGAGGGTGTACGGGTCACCTGGGAACGCAACCCCTACTACTGGTGCGTCGACCCCGAAGGCAACCAGCTTCCGTACATCGACGTGCTCAGCATGCCGTTGTTCCAGGACCCGCAGGTCGGCAAGCTGCAGGTGCAGAACGGCCAGGCGGACTACGCCGGGTCCTGGGGTGCCTCCGTGCCGCTCGGTCTCGCCGATGTCAGCGGGCTGAAGCGGTCGGCGGCGAAGAGCAGGACGCGCGTCCTGCTGTGGAACACCGGAACCGGCGGCACACCGGCGTTCTTCTTCAACCACGACTACGAGAACGAGGCGATGCGGAAGCTGATCCGTACGCCTGCGTTCCGCCAGGCGCTCTCGCACGCACACAACCGCGAGGACGTACGCAAGACGTTGTACTTCAACACCGGGCAGATCACCACCGGAACGCACAGCACGCAGTCCATCGAGTACCACACACCGCCGGAGGGGCCGAAGATCTACAAGTCCTGGAAGGACAGTTACTCGGCCTACGACCCCGAGAAGGCGAAACGGATGCTGGACAAGCTCGGGGTGGTCGACTCCGACGGCGACGGGCTGCGCAACCTGCCCAACGGCGAGAAGCTGTCGGTGGTCATCAGCTACTCCGCGGACAGCACCGAGGAGAGCGTCAAGTACAACCAGCTTCTCAAGCGGGACTGGGAGAAGATCGGCGTCTCGGTCAAGCTCGACCCGCGGCCGCCGACGGTGTTCGGCGAGCAGTGGGAACGCGGCGAGCTGATGTCGCAGGGCGGCTGGGGACTCACCACCCTGCACGACCATCTCGTGCTGTACTACTGGTTCTGCTCGACCGAGCCCAGCGTGTGGGCACCGCTGCAGGCACAGTGGTGGAAGGTACGGGGTACGCCGGCCGAACACGCCGAGGCCGACGTCAGCCCGTGGAAACGCACACCGCCTCGGCTCGAACCCGACAAGGGCGGCCCGGTCGATCGGCTGTGGCAGGGGCTGGCGAAGGCGCTGGCGGAGCCGGAGGCGCTGCGGCGCACCAGGACGGTGTGGGACATGATCAGGATCCACGTGGAGGAAGGGCCGTTCTTCCAGTGCTCGGTGGCCAACTTCCCGACGCCGCTCGTCGTGCACCAGGACCTTCGCAACGTGCCCAGCCGGGACGAGCTCGCCTACGGCGGACTGGCCAACACGTGGTCCCACCCGACGCCGGCCGTCTACGACCCGGAGGCGTACTACTGGGAGAACCCTTCCGAGCACACCTGA
- a CDS encoding sulfatase family protein, giving the protein MSERPNIVLIVGEDIGRIAGCYGDDYVRTPNLDRLAARGCRYDEAYSTYPVCAPSRSTMVTGQYPMKIGTHQMRSTLLHPPRLFTHELRDAGYHVSWPTKLDFNFEPTSGWRDDNLAWVDRLRAGAMPGRPWFAYVNLAITHESSMWPDAGEYADREGLEHWDTGKPRPPRVTDPADVPVPSYLPDTRVVRGDIARHADNIAELDRQVGQVLDALDSSGQAGNRVVVFLADHGRGLPREKRWPYSAGIHMPLLVSWPGVIEPGSVSDRLVSWVDLAPTFCSIAGAPIPADHDGAAFLGAAEAAPREHMFAGRDRMDESFDRVRVVRDRRYHYVRNFFPRIPYCQRNLYMENMPTMQELRRLNAAGELHGTAASFMPPRKPAEELYDVQADPECVHDLAGDPQYAGVRVRMAAELDRFLAEIDDLGAYPERDLVAKGLVADRIEEFRARLAPLPPEYQRGYPLAIFEPADLLS; this is encoded by the coding sequence GTGTCCGAGCGGCCGAACATCGTTTTGATCGTGGGTGAGGACATCGGCCGGATCGCCGGCTGCTACGGCGACGACTACGTGCGTACGCCCAACCTCGACCGGCTGGCCGCACGCGGGTGTCGTTACGACGAGGCGTACTCCACTTATCCGGTCTGCGCTCCGTCCCGCTCGACGATGGTGACCGGCCAGTACCCGATGAAGATCGGCACTCATCAGATGCGGTCCACGCTGCTGCATCCGCCGCGGTTGTTCACCCACGAGCTGCGCGACGCGGGCTACCACGTGAGCTGGCCGACCAAGCTGGACTTCAACTTCGAGCCGACGAGCGGCTGGCGCGACGACAACCTGGCATGGGTCGACAGGCTGCGGGCCGGTGCCATGCCGGGCCGGCCCTGGTTCGCGTACGTCAACCTCGCGATCACGCACGAGTCGTCCATGTGGCCGGACGCGGGCGAGTACGCCGACCGCGAAGGGCTGGAGCACTGGGACACCGGCAAGCCACGTCCGCCGCGGGTCACCGACCCGGCTGACGTGCCGGTGCCGTCGTATCTCCCGGACACGCGGGTCGTACGCGGCGACATAGCCCGGCACGCCGACAACATCGCCGAGCTCGACCGGCAGGTCGGGCAGGTCCTCGACGCACTGGATTCCTCCGGGCAGGCCGGCAACAGGGTCGTGGTGTTCCTGGCCGATCACGGCCGCGGCCTGCCGCGGGAGAAGCGCTGGCCCTACAGCGCAGGGATCCACATGCCGCTGCTGGTCAGCTGGCCCGGTGTCATCGAGCCCGGGAGCGTCAGCGACCGGCTGGTGTCCTGGGTTGACCTCGCGCCGACGTTCTGCTCGATCGCGGGGGCACCGATCCCTGCCGACCACGACGGAGCGGCGTTTCTCGGAGCGGCCGAGGCGGCACCGCGCGAGCACATGTTCGCCGGGCGCGACCGGATGGACGAGTCGTTCGACCGGGTTCGGGTCGTACGCGATCGGCGCTACCACTACGTGCGCAACTTCTTTCCCCGGATTCCGTACTGTCAACGGAACCTTTACATGGAGAACATGCCCACCATGCAGGAGCTTCGCCGCCTCAACGCCGCCGGCGAGCTTCACGGCACCGCGGCGAGCTTCATGCCGCCGCGCAAACCCGCCGAGGAGTTGTACGACGTGCAGGCGGATCCGGAGTGCGTGCACGACCTGGCGGGCGATCCGCAGTACGCCGGCGTACGCGTCCGGATGGCTGCGGAGCTGGACCGCTTCCTTGCCGAAATCGACGACCTGGGCGCGTATCCCGAGCGCGACCTGGTGGCGAAGGGACTGGTCGCCGACCGGATCGAGGAGTTCCGCGCCCGGCTCGCCCCGCTGCCGCCGGAGTACCAGCGGGGCTATCCGCTCGCGATCTTCGAGCCTGCCGACCTCCTCAGCTGA
- a CDS encoding glycosyltransferase, with protein sequence MSPSRVLIDASNIHHGGGLQVATSFLSELAALRADPGEVAARPWLRDVDIDVSPAVSANLTDAGVELPLRVVRPRGPAHVSSWVPNRSRAEVSFVVLGPEYFAARARRRIVGYADVTSVYPRPAGVPPHSRGSRIKWVARGIVSRLLLKRADRVVVETEAFADATRRRIPALSAPVDVVPNCVNRTLLEQCPVPRSTTGVRTRLLYVARVYAHKNHELLGQVGEELTRRGHDVEFAVTLSEEEWKARTARFRRHCVNLGPVPVSGLAKAYAQADAVVFPSLLEAFSAAPVEGVAAGRVVFASDRDFVRTTCGDAVVYADPLDPDDWADRIEEWLRGPEAVEATIREAAQAMLASLSGPGERAREYVRIIDEEFRRAR encoded by the coding sequence ATGAGCCCGTCGAGAGTGCTGATCGACGCGTCGAACATTCATCACGGCGGCGGACTTCAGGTGGCGACGTCGTTTCTCAGCGAGTTGGCTGCGCTTCGCGCCGACCCCGGCGAGGTCGCCGCCCGTCCGTGGCTGAGAGATGTCGACATCGACGTGTCCCCTGCCGTGTCGGCGAACCTGACCGACGCCGGCGTGGAGTTGCCGCTACGTGTGGTGCGCCCTCGCGGTCCCGCCCACGTGTCCAGTTGGGTGCCGAACCGCTCTCGGGCCGAGGTGTCGTTCGTCGTACTGGGGCCGGAGTACTTCGCGGCCCGCGCGCGCCGCCGGATCGTGGGGTACGCCGACGTGACGTCCGTCTACCCCCGGCCGGCAGGCGTTCCTCCACACTCACGCGGGAGCAGGATCAAGTGGGTCGCGCGCGGGATCGTCTCGCGGCTACTGCTGAAGCGCGCCGATCGGGTCGTTGTGGAGACCGAGGCCTTCGCCGACGCCACGCGCAGGCGCATTCCGGCCTTGTCGGCGCCTGTCGACGTGGTGCCGAACTGTGTCAACCGGACGCTGCTCGAGCAGTGTCCGGTGCCACGCAGCACCACGGGTGTTCGAACCCGACTGCTGTATGTCGCCCGGGTCTACGCACACAAGAACCACGAACTGCTGGGCCAGGTGGGCGAGGAGCTCACCCGTCGCGGCCACGATGTCGAGTTCGCCGTGACCCTGAGCGAAGAGGAGTGGAAGGCGCGGACCGCCAGGTTCCGCCGACACTGCGTCAACCTGGGCCCGGTGCCCGTCTCGGGACTGGCGAAGGCGTACGCCCAAGCTGATGCCGTGGTGTTTCCCAGTCTGCTCGAGGCGTTCTCGGCCGCTCCGGTCGAGGGAGTCGCCGCCGGCAGGGTGGTGTTCGCCTCGGACCGCGACTTCGTTCGTACGACGTGCGGCGACGCGGTGGTCTACGCCGATCCCCTCGACCCCGACGACTGGGCGGACCGGATCGAGGAATGGTTGCGCGGTCCCGAGGCCGTGGAGGCGACGATCCGTGAGGCGGCGCAGGCCATGCTCGCCTCCCTGTCCGGCCCAGGCGAGCGGGCTCGCGAATACGTGCGAATCATCGACGAGGAGTTCCGTCGTGCCCGGTGA
- a CDS encoding lipopolysaccharide biosynthesis protein, whose protein sequence is MKLTRLTRSSAARAVAGTGAVNMLSMLLGIVSGVITARGLGPEDRGVLISLLVWSATVGSLSLTGIDEAVIFHAGGSSSRAWALRSAVARDAAVQSALGCLVLLGSACYIVRPHGVATWLSVVATTAVVPLNTFTLLSIVPLRAGQRMKAWNSVRLTQPVVYAFGAAVLWAAGQLTILSALAANLIGGLLLSVFLVALARRGGRARLAPGERRATTSYGRRLVLATLPQRIGPRLDQLLLGLLFAPAVLGVYSVATSIAAVVLMIGTSLDQVLFPRFSAGHFSRPDLANAVVAGMGAGLAVSLAMAAMARPMIELLYGRDFLGAAEPLTILLLAAVVRVGANCLGAALKASGTLRAYAWAQIAGVLTLAGVFPLAVGLGGVGAAIASLAGALVTFLVSWGAVATIQSTGPALRAPVETDYV, encoded by the coding sequence GTGAAACTCACCAGACTGACCAGGTCCTCCGCCGCCCGAGCGGTGGCCGGCACGGGCGCGGTCAACATGCTGTCGATGCTCCTCGGGATCGTGAGTGGCGTCATCACCGCCCGGGGACTCGGTCCCGAGGACCGTGGGGTGCTCATATCCCTTCTGGTGTGGTCCGCCACGGTGGGATCGCTGTCACTGACCGGCATCGACGAGGCGGTGATCTTCCACGCGGGTGGTTCGTCGAGTCGTGCGTGGGCGCTCAGGTCGGCGGTGGCGCGCGATGCCGCCGTACAGAGTGCTCTCGGGTGCTTGGTGCTGCTCGGGTCCGCCTGCTACATCGTGCGGCCACACGGCGTGGCCACCTGGTTGTCGGTCGTCGCGACGACGGCAGTCGTTCCGCTGAACACGTTCACCCTCCTCAGCATCGTCCCCCTGCGTGCCGGTCAGCGTATGAAGGCGTGGAACTCGGTGCGTCTCACGCAGCCGGTTGTCTATGCCTTCGGCGCTGCGGTGCTTTGGGCAGCCGGTCAGCTCACCATCCTGTCCGCGCTCGCCGCGAACCTGATCGGTGGACTTCTGCTGTCGGTGTTCCTTGTGGCGCTGGCCCGGCGCGGTGGTCGAGCTCGACTCGCGCCGGGCGAGCGACGCGCGACGACCTCCTACGGGCGAAGACTCGTCCTCGCGACGCTGCCGCAGCGGATAGGTCCACGCCTTGACCAGTTACTGCTTGGCCTGCTCTTCGCTCCGGCCGTCCTCGGCGTCTATTCGGTCGCGACCTCCATTGCGGCGGTCGTGCTCATGATCGGCACCAGCCTCGACCAGGTGCTCTTTCCCCGGTTCAGCGCGGGGCACTTCTCCCGACCGGACCTGGCGAACGCCGTCGTGGCCGGCATGGGTGCCGGGCTCGCGGTATCCCTTGCCATGGCCGCCATGGCGCGCCCCATGATCGAGCTCCTGTACGGCCGGGACTTCCTCGGGGCGGCGGAGCCACTGACGATCCTGCTTCTCGCAGCGGTCGTGCGAGTCGGGGCAAACTGCCTTGGCGCGGCCCTGAAGGCGTCGGGCACGCTGCGCGCGTATGCCTGGGCGCAGATTGCCGGCGTTCTCACGCTCGCAGGCGTCTTCCCCCTGGCTGTCGGCCTCGGGGGAGTCGGAGCAGCCATCGCGTCTCTGGCAGGAGCGTTGGTCACGTTCCTGGTGTCGTGGGGCGCGGTCGCGACGATCCAGAGCACCGGCCCAGCCCTCCGTGCACCCGTAGAGACGGACTACGTATGA
- a CDS encoding sulfotransferase gives MMWKEAVRRTYNAGLALGESVLRPAALSDVLFLVGSGRSGTTALMEALIAGLGAQPIFEPLHPRMSPAANPILPVHGYPRISPTEDAPAMRALMSGLFEGRHLSKWTTAQTSFRDLRQTKRLVVKEVRAARMLGWVENQFPDVAVRYMVRHPAAVVSSMLKADWGSWPWAHVVPPAAAALGVDADDVAPRSSPHSRWLTLLWIADNALATRELAHETLRTTVYYEELVTEPERALATAAAAYPHFDLGRAVRNLDRPSQMASPEYGHKKRDHRIPAPERRDMSSMLRDFGVDIYAMEEPLPTRRLGL, from the coding sequence ATGATGTGGAAGGAAGCTGTACGTCGTACCTACAACGCCGGCCTCGCCCTGGGCGAGTCCGTACTGCGTCCGGCCGCGTTGTCCGACGTGCTCTTCCTGGTCGGGTCGGGACGCAGCGGCACGACTGCCCTGATGGAAGCGCTGATCGCGGGACTGGGTGCACAGCCCATCTTCGAACCGCTGCACCCCAGGATGTCGCCTGCCGCCAATCCCATCCTTCCAGTGCACGGGTATCCAAGGATCTCGCCGACTGAGGACGCTCCGGCCATGCGTGCCCTGATGAGTGGACTGTTCGAAGGCCGGCACCTGTCGAAATGGACCACCGCGCAGACTTCTTTTCGTGATCTTCGACAGACCAAGCGCCTGGTGGTCAAGGAGGTGCGTGCTGCCCGGATGCTCGGCTGGGTCGAGAATCAGTTTCCCGACGTCGCAGTGCGATACATGGTGCGGCACCCTGCGGCCGTGGTTTCGTCCATGCTGAAGGCCGACTGGGGTTCATGGCCATGGGCGCATGTCGTTCCACCCGCCGCGGCAGCACTGGGCGTGGATGCCGACGACGTGGCTCCCCGGTCCAGCCCGCACAGTCGATGGTTGACCTTGTTGTGGATCGCCGACAACGCCCTCGCAACTCGTGAACTGGCCCACGAGACGCTGAGAACCACCGTGTACTACGAAGAACTCGTGACCGAACCCGAGCGGGCACTGGCGACCGCGGCCGCGGCGTACCCCCACTTCGATCTCGGCCGTGCCGTCCGGAACCTGGACAGGCCGAGCCAGATGGCGAGTCCCGAGTACGGTCACAAGAAGCGCGACCACCGGATCCCGGCGCCGGAGAGACGAGACATGAGCAGCATGCTCCGCGATTTCGGAGTCGACATCTACGCGATGGAGGAACCCCTCCCGACGCGTCGTCTCGGTCTGTGA
- a CDS encoding glycosyltransferase family 4 protein, producing MRVLVLWNQLTGYMKATLECLAEQPEVELHVVAFPSATDAPFSASESRPGKASYYTFTDDLDVGAIRDDIDPDALIVCGWSTSAYRRLARRSRALRILYMDNQWLGTAKQRAGIIASRWYLGPAYDVALVPGERQAHFARLLGFREDDIWRGGLSGDYHAFAARPGQVPASRREFLYVGRLHDYKGVGVLAEAFRRYSSLVPDPWDLTVCGTGPMQKVFEQLPGVRHLGFVQPSNLPDIVRGSGAFVTPSTFEPWGVVIHEACAAGLPVICTPACGAAAALVEDHWNGYLIEPGSAQSLCEAMLRMHCLPDVERRRMGDNSALLARRFTPDRWAVTLVSRIDRRLPGGPAASPHRPRRRVGRGSSIA from the coding sequence ATGCGAGTACTCGTCTTGTGGAACCAGCTGACCGGCTACATGAAGGCCACGCTCGAGTGCCTGGCAGAGCAGCCCGAGGTGGAGCTGCACGTCGTGGCGTTTCCATCCGCTACCGATGCGCCCTTCAGTGCTTCGGAGTCCCGTCCCGGGAAAGCCAGCTACTACACGTTCACCGACGATCTCGATGTGGGTGCGATCCGCGACGACATCGATCCGGACGCGTTGATCGTGTGCGGCTGGTCCACGTCCGCCTACCGGCGGCTCGCCAGAAGATCACGTGCGCTGCGGATTCTCTACATGGACAACCAGTGGCTGGGGACGGCAAAACAACGCGCCGGCATCATCGCCAGCCGGTGGTACTTGGGGCCGGCCTACGACGTCGCCCTTGTGCCGGGCGAACGGCAGGCGCACTTCGCCCGGCTGCTGGGTTTCCGCGAAGACGACATCTGGCGTGGGGGCCTTTCCGGTGATTACCACGCGTTTGCCGCGCGTCCAGGGCAGGTCCCAGCTTCACGTCGGGAATTCCTCTACGTGGGTCGCCTCCATGACTACAAAGGTGTGGGGGTGCTCGCGGAGGCGTTCCGCAGATACTCCTCCCTCGTACCCGATCCCTGGGATCTCACCGTTTGCGGTACTGGACCCATGCAGAAGGTCTTTGAGCAGCTGCCGGGAGTGCGCCACCTCGGTTTCGTCCAGCCGTCGAACCTGCCGGACATAGTCCGGGGCTCAGGTGCATTCGTCACGCCCAGTACGTTCGAGCCCTGGGGTGTGGTCATCCATGAAGCCTGCGCGGCGGGCCTGCCGGTCATCTGCACACCAGCGTGTGGTGCCGCGGCCGCCCTGGTCGAGGACCACTGGAACGGCTACCTGATCGAGCCGGGCTCTGCCCAGAGCCTGTGCGAGGCGATGCTCAGGATGCACTGTCTGCCAGACGTCGAACGTCGGCGCATGGGGGACAACAGCGCATTGCTGGCACGAAGGTTCACCCCCGACCGGTGGGCGGTGACGCTTGTGAGCCGGATCGACCGACGCCTGCCCGGCGGGCCCGCCGCGTCTCCTCACAGACCGAGACGACGCGTCGGGAGGGGTTCCTCCATCGCGTAG